From a single Pempheris klunzingeri isolate RE-2024b chromosome 2, fPemKlu1.hap1, whole genome shotgun sequence genomic region:
- the comtb gene encoding catechol O-methyltransferase B has protein sequence MMWLTLLYSCTGGAALLYALYRWLIPAAVQYHGGLALIWHDVIVERMLDALTRSTRPQRLLGAVQRNATRGDPRSVVEAIDHFCRHKEWAMNVGDEKGCILDSVVSEVNPATVLELGTYCGYSTVRIASLLPPQAKLITLEFNPDFAAIARHVIAWAGLEEKVQLVEGASGDWIPKLKEHFGVKTFDLVFLDHWKDRYLPDTKLMEECGLLRKGSILLADNVICPGTPDYLEYVRSSPRYESQYFKSHLEYTKVEDGLEKSVFLG, from the exons AT GATGTGGCTGACTCTTCTTTACAGTTGCACCGGTGGAGCAGCTCTCCTGTACGCTCTGTACCGATGGCTGATCCCCGCCGCCGTGCAGTACCACGGAGGACTGGCGCTCATTTGGCATGATGTCATCGTGGAGCGGATGCTGGACGCGCTGACCCGGTCCACGCGTCCTCAG CGGCTCCTGGGTGCGGTGCAGAGGAACGCCACTAGAGGAGACCCTCGCAGCGTGGTGGAGGCCATCGACCACTTCTGCAGACACAAGGAGTGGGCCATGAATGTGGGGGATGAGAAAG GCTGCATCCTGGACTCGGTGGTGTCCGAGGTGAACCCGGCCACGGTGCTGGAGCTGGGGACCTACTGTGGCTACTCCACAGTCCGGATCGCCAGCCTGCTCCCCCCTCAGGCCAAGCTCATCACGCTTGAGTTTAACCCAGACTTTGCTGCTATCGCCCGTCACGTCATTGCTTGGGCAGGACTAGAGGAAAAG GTGCAGTTAGTTGAAGGAGCATCTGGAGACTGGATCCCCAAATTAAAGGAGCATTTCGGGgtgaaaacatttgatttggtTTTCCTGGATCACTGGAAGGATCGCTACCTTCCTGACACAAAACTGATGGAG gagtgTGGCCTCCTCAGGAAAGGCAGCATCCTGCTGGCGGACAACGTGATCTGCCCTGGAACTCCTGACTACCTGGAATATGTCCGCAGCAGCCCGCGATATGAAAGCCAGTACTTCAAATCTCACCTGGAGTACACCAAAGTGGAGGACGGCTTGGAGAAGTCTGTCTTCTTGGGGTAG